The following nucleotide sequence is from Chloracidobacterium validum.
GGCCAGTGGGATGAACACTGTTGGGCCAAGCGCCAGAGCCTCCATGGCTGGGGTTGGCTCAACACCGGCCAGAACCGGCGCGCCATAGAAAGCCATCCAGGGCAAGATGCCCAGCGTCAGCCCAAGGACAATCCACTTCATCTGCTGCTTGAGCAGCGCCGTTTCCGTTTGGAAAAACGTAACGGTGACCACTCCGAGCGCCGCAGCAAACGCCGTGACGAAGTGAAACAGGGCAAGTGAATCAAGCTGGGGGCGGAGGTCAAGTAACCAGGCGCTGTAACGCCCCAGCAGTACATGAAGCGTTTCGAGCAGGACGAGCACGGCAGCCGGCGTATAGACCACCCACATCAGTTGCCGGTGACGCTCCAGCCAGGCGCTCCGCAGGGGAAAGACCGCGCAAAAGTGAAGAAAGAGCGGACACAGCACGGTCAGCGCAGACCGATCGGCCCAGAAAATGAACGTGTCGAAGGTCGTGAATGAACCACTCGCATTCCAGACAAGGTAGATGAACGATAGCGCGCAGATGGCAAAGAAATGGAGTGACTGGCGGGGTTGCTCATGCTTGGCAAAGACGACGATGCCAATGAGCAGGTAGAGACTCCCCACGAAAGCCAGGTACACCTCAAGCCAGAAGCGGCTCGGCTGTGGCTCGATACCACGCAACTCGGCTTGCCAGAGTCCAAGGCTGACACCCAGCGGATTGTAGCGCTCAACCAGATAGGTGGCATTGCCGCCAACGTGAACATACTCGTCCAGGTAGTACTGAACATGCCACTCCTTCGTCACCGCCAGTGGTTCAGGCGGCTGGTCGGAGGACCGCTCGACCAGAATGGCCCGTAACACATCGCCCTGAATAATGCCGGCCCGCTCGGCGGAACTGCCGGCTCGAATTCGCCCGGCCGTGAGGCCGTGAGCGGCCGGCCGCCACCGCACGCCATCATCCGCCAGCGGCGGCTGCCCGGCGCGTTCAGCCAGGTTGACGACGCCAAGCAGAATGATTCCCAAACTCACCGCAACCACAAGCCAGGTTGGGTAGGAACGGGAACGCATAGTCTCCTAGAAACGCACACGCAGACCACCCCGCACCAGTCGGCGCTGGGGAAAGCCGAAGTTCGTCCCAAGACCGGTAACTTCACCGCGGTGCTCATCGAGGTTGCGTCCCTCGACAATGGCTTCCCAGCGACCGGGCAGGGTGAACCAACTCGGAAGCGTTTGAAGAAAAGCAAAACTCAGCCCCGATTCGGTCAACGCCAGGCGGGAAGCAAAGGGGTCAATGGCATGAAGGGCCTGCCCCGTTGCGCCACGGTAGCCAACATTCAGCCGGGCCCCCGGCAGCGGAAGGATAGCCTCGGCCACGACGGTGACGATGTGATAGGTCGTCCGCGCAGTCGTCTCCGGCCTCGGCGGCGTGACCTCCGGCGTTGTCGTCAGTTCAGCGGATGGGGCATGCCCAACGGCATAGGCCGTCGTGATCATCAGCCGCTGGTGAGGACGGTAAGTCACCAGCAGCCCGCCCCCTTCGGCCCGACCGTCAACGCGCGCCACAGGCGTCCCGGCCAAAGCGAGCGCCTGCCCATCAATGCGGTCCCGGTAAGCAAAGACTTTGACCGTTGTTTTGGGAGCAGCTCGCCAGGCCACGCCAACCTCAGTGCGAAGATTGCGCGCTATCACCGGGGTGTCACCCTGGAGCGCGAGACGCTGGGGCGGGTTAGGGAAGTCGCTTGGAAAGAGCAGGCTCTCCGGATTTGTCCAATCCGGGGTGGATTGGCCATCTGCCGTCAGGGCGGTGTGAAACTGAAGCTGGGCGCAAGGTTGCCAGTGGGCGGCCAACCGGGGCAGCCAGGCGTCCTCACCGGACCGGCCAATCTGGATGTAGTCAAACCCGTATGTCAGTTGCAGCTCAGGCGTGACCTGCCAGGCATCGGCAGCCTGGACCTCATGCCGCCGGAACAGTCCAAACGCCGAAGCCTTATCCCAGCCGCCGGAGGTAAGCGATGGGTCGCCGATGACCTGGCCGTTCACCTGGCTGGCCAGTGAGCGAACGATGGCGTGGTGGTTCTCCGTTGTATAGCGCAGCGCCCCGCCAAACGTCGTGGCCCGTCCTTCCCAGTCACGGCGGAGCAGGAAGCCAACCTCCAGCCCCGGCGCAGCTTCAAGCGCAACCTGGGTATCGTAGCCACTCGAACCAACCATGGCAGCCGCCTGCCAGGCGAGCGCTGGGGCTTCGCCGGCCACTGGAGCCGCATTGAAAATGCCACGGTTGCGGCGATTTTGGTACTTGACCGGGTTGACGCTGGAATGCTTGCCATCGGGCGCCGGACGCAGTGTCAACGTCATCTGGGCTGGAGAACCGGGCGTAAGTTCCGTTCGGTCACTGATCAGGGTTTGGAATCCGCGCGCGGCCGCCAGGAACCGATACGCGCCAGGGGCGAGTCGGGAGAGGAAGAACTTACCGCTTCGATCACTCGAAGCCGTTGCCAGGGCTTCCTTCTCATCACCATCCCGAAACATCGAAATGATGGCATACGCCACCGGCACGCCCCGGTGGTCCGTAACCAGCCCGGTTACGCTACAGCCTTCTGAGCGATTGGCGGCCGCCTCAGTGGCGGACGTTGCCGATGGTGTCACCAGCAACAGTGCCACCAATGTGAAGCTCATCAGCAAACCACGGAATGGGTATCGCATGCCGGCCTCCATCACCGCTAGGTTCGGTTCAAAAGTTTCACCATTGTAACGATGCCAGCCATCTGTCACAAGGCAGACACGTTTGCCCTTCATGGCAGGGCCGGTGGTTTACTATGCGACGTTCGGCTTCAGAAACGAATGACCGTATTCGGGCCACCCTCGACATGAACAGTATCAACTAGGCGGACCGTATGCGGCTGGGTCGTCATCAGGAGCGAAGAGGTGCGCTTACCATCCCCAAAGAAGCGCACGCCGCGGAGGACGCTACCGTTGGTCACGGCGGTCATGGCAAAGATGATGTGCTTTCCAGGGGCAAGGTCATCGGTGCGGTAAACGCGGGTCGGGTCGCTAATGCCCATGGACTGCATGCGCGCGATGGTTTCGCTATCTTCGGCGACCTTCGTCTGGTCTTCGGCATGAAGCTGGTCTTTCAGGACGAACCGCGCTTGGATTTCACCATTCAGGCATTTCATAGCCGCGGCGGTGAGAACGCCCTCCGGCGCGCCCCCAATCCCCATGACGGCATGGACGCCGGAGCCACCCACGGCGGCGCTGATGCCGGCAGATAGGTCCCCGTCCGAAATAAGCTGAATGCGCGCGCCGGTTGCCCGAATGTCGGCAATCAGTCGCTCGTGGCGCGGGCGATCCAGCACCGAAATCACCAAATCCGTAACGGCGCGGCGTAAGCAGCTCGATAGCCTCTTGAGGTTTTCGGCCACCGGGGCATCAATGTCGAGCTGTCCCCGCGCCGCTGGCCCGACGACGAGCTTGTTCATGTACATGTCGGGGGCATGGAGGAGTCCGCCCCGTTCGGCGGCGGCCAGCACGGCAATCGCATTGGGCGCCCCGGTGGCGCACAGGTTCGTGCCCTCAAGCGGGTCAACGGCAATATCCACGGCCGGAAAGGCATTCGGGTCGTCGTCACTCAGTTCAGCGCCCATGCCGACGCGCTCGCCAATGTACAGCATGGGGGCCTTATCGCGCTCGCCTTCACCAATCACGATGCGCCCGTTCATGCGAACCGCACGCATGGCTTCGCGCATGGCTTCGACGGCAGCCCGGTCAGATTGTTTACGCTGGCCGAGTCCCATGGTGCGGGCGGATTCAATTGCCGCAACTTCAACGACGTGGAGGAACTCTTTTGAGAGATGGGAAAATTTCGTCTCGGTGGACATGATGGTTGCCTTTCTCCTGACTGAGCAGTTCTAAGCAGCTCTAAGCGGTGACCTCCCGTGGTGGGAAGCCCTGCAAAGCCTTTTTCTAGAAACTTGCTGTACAACCTAGTGCTGATTAGCCGATACCTGAACCGCGTCTATGATAGGCCTGCCTTCCGGTATTCGCTACGATATTGTTTCATCAGAGGAACACAAGCTCAGATGCGAGGCAGACCGGTGATGACACGGCTAGCGACAAAACAGGTGACGCTCGGCGTCACGGGCTGCATTGGGGCTTACAAAGCCGTGCTCATTCTGCGTGGGCTTCAGCAGGCCGGGTTGGCGGTGGAAGTCGCCATGACCGAGGCGGCGACGCGCTTCGTTCAGCCACTGACCTTCCAGGCGATTTCGGGCAAACCCGTCTATGTCTCTCACTGGGGACGGGATGCCGACACCGACATTGCCCACATCAGCCTGGCCCAGCGCACGGATGTGCTGGTCGTCGCCCCGGCAACCGCCAACTGCCTGGCCAAATTCGCCCACGGTATTGCCGACGACTTCCTTTCGACACTCTACTTGGCAACAACGGCGCCGGTCTTGGTTGCGCCCGCCATGAACGTCGAGATGTGGCGTCACCCGGCAACCCAGAGCAATGTGGCGCTTCTGCGGGCGCGCGGCGCGCGGATCATCGAGCCAGCGGCTGGCTTTCTAGCCTGTGGCATGGTTGGAGAAGGAAGACTGGCTGAACCAGAACAGGTCGTCAGCGCTGTCTTGGAATGCCTTGCCGGTCAAGCGGCTGACTCAGCCGGACACACCGACCAATCCCTTGCCTCACACCACATTCTGGTGACGGCGGGTCCAACCATTGAGGACCTCGACCCCGTTCGCTACCTCACCAATCGTTCGTCGGGCAAGATGGGCTATGCGGTGGCGCGGGCGGCGCGCGCCCGGGGGGCTACCGTGACACTCATCACCGGCCCGACTTCGCTGACGCCACCGGCCGGTGTCAAGGTGGTGCCAGTTCGCTCGACGCGCGACATGTATGACGCCGTCATGAACCACCTCGAAGAAGCGACAATCGTCATCAAAGCCGCCGCCGTCTGCGATTATCGTCCCCGGCAAACGGCTCAGGAAAAGTTGAAGAAGGCCGCGGGAACAACGACTTACCACATTGAACTCGAGCCGACCGAGGACATCCTGGCCGCCGTTGGCGCGCGTAAAGGGCAACGTTTTGTCGTGGGTTTTGCCGCTGAAACCGACTGGTCGCCGAGCCTGGCGCTCGATAAACTGCGGCGCAAGCAAGCCGATCTTCTGGTGGTCAACAACGTCCTGGAAGCCGGCGCCGGATTTGACGTTGACACCAACCGGGTGTCGCTCGTTACGGCGGACGGTGAGACCATCCCGCTCCCGCTGATGACCAAGGATGCCCTCGCCCATGCTATTCTGGACGCCGTTTTGAGCCATCATCAGACCGGTCGAAACCCGCGTTAGCGCCTCCCGGTTTGTTGCCGCCGGAGGAACAGGGACGCTCCTATGGTAAACGACACATCATTGCCCTCGCTGGGCATCGAACGGCGCGTCTTGGTTGTGGATGATGAGGCCGAAATTCGCGCTTTTTTTGAGGACTTCCTCGCTGGCTACCAAGTCCGCGCAGTCGCGGACGGAAGCGAAGTCGCGCCGTTGCTTCCGGTTTTCTGCCCGCACCTCGTCATTACCGATCTACGCATGCCGCACCAGGGGGGGCTAAGCGTCATTCGAATGGTCAAAGACCATGATCCCACCACCGAAGTGTTGGTCGTTACCGGTTATGGACGGATTGACGAAGCGGTTGAAGCCATGAAACTGGGGGCGAGTGACTTCATCCCAAAACCCTTTGAAGTCGAGCAAATGCGCGCGGCCATCGAAAAGTGCTTTGACCGGATTGCCCTCCGCCGGCAAAACGCCGCCCTCATCCATGCCAACCAGGAACTTCAGCGTCTGACGGAGCTGAAGGAGAAGTTTCTGCGCCTGACCAGCCATGAACTCCGCGGGCCGCTCACCATTCTCCAGGGGTATTGTGACTTGCTTTCCATACTGGCCGATT
It contains:
- the glpX gene encoding class II fructose-bisphosphatase, translated to MSTETKFSHLSKEFLHVVEVAAIESARTMGLGQRKQSDRAAVEAMREAMRAVRMNGRIVIGEGERDKAPMLYIGERVGMGAELSDDDPNAFPAVDIAVDPLEGTNLCATGAPNAIAVLAAAERGGLLHAPDMYMNKLVVGPAARGQLDIDAPVAENLKRLSSCLRRAVTDLVISVLDRPRHERLIADIRATGARIQLISDGDLSAGISAAVGGSGVHAVMGIGGAPEGVLTAAAMKCLNGEIQARFVLKDQLHAEDQTKVAEDSETIARMQSMGISDPTRVYRTDDLAPGKHIIFAMTAVTNGSVLRGVRFFGDGKRTSSLLMTTQPHTVRLVDTVHVEGGPNTVIRF
- the coaBC gene encoding bifunctional phosphopantothenoylcysteine decarboxylase/phosphopantothenate--cysteine ligase CoaBC, with amino-acid sequence MTRLATKQVTLGVTGCIGAYKAVLILRGLQQAGLAVEVAMTEAATRFVQPLTFQAISGKPVYVSHWGRDADTDIAHISLAQRTDVLVVAPATANCLAKFAHGIADDFLSTLYLATTAPVLVAPAMNVEMWRHPATQSNVALLRARGARIIEPAAGFLACGMVGEGRLAEPEQVVSAVLECLAGQAADSAGHTDQSLASHHILVTAGPTIEDLDPVRYLTNRSSGKMGYAVARAARARGATVTLITGPTSLTPPAGVKVVPVRSTRDMYDAVMNHLEEATIVIKAAAVCDYRPRQTAQEKLKKAAGTTTYHIELEPTEDILAAVGARKGQRFVVGFAAETDWSPSLALDKLRRKQADLLVVNNVLEAGAGFDVDTNRVSLVTADGETIPLPLMTKDALAHAILDAVLSHHQTGRNPR
- a CDS encoding TonB-dependent receptor, with translation MRYPFRGLLMSFTLVALLLVTPSATSATEAAANRSEGCSVTGLVTDHRGVPVAYAIISMFRDGDEKEALATASSDRSGKFFLSRLAPGAYRFLAAARGFQTLISDRTELTPGSPAQMTLTLRPAPDGKHSSVNPVKYQNRRNRGIFNAAPVAGEAPALAWQAAAMVGSSGYDTQVALEAAPGLEVGFLLRRDWEGRATTFGGALRYTTENHHAIVRSLASQVNGQVIGDPSLTSGGWDKASAFGLFRRHEVQAADAWQVTPELQLTYGFDYIQIGRSGEDAWLPRLAAHWQPCAQLQFHTALTADGQSTPDWTNPESLLFPSDFPNPPQRLALQGDTPVIARNLRTEVGVAWRAAPKTTVKVFAYRDRIDGQALALAGTPVARVDGRAEGGGLLVTYRPHQRLMITTAYAVGHAPSAELTTTPEVTPPRPETTARTTYHIVTVVAEAILPLPGARLNVGYRGATGQALHAIDPFASRLALTESGLSFAFLQTLPSWFTLPGRWEAIVEGRNLDEHRGEVTGLGTNFGFPQRRLVRGGLRVRF